Proteins from one Nicotiana tabacum cultivar K326 chromosome 23, ASM71507v2, whole genome shotgun sequence genomic window:
- the LOC107794765 gene encoding putative ABC transporter C family member 15 isoform X1 has product MVLESISKLLYTAMADVNSPELKIAWVQPTSRCLWEDASIIILLGFLGILLVNSLLCKFRKKAMTVEKYTFGTKARVSYMFSIICTTVLLSTHLIMLLMLQRRNGAHCQFKFPVLSSEILQSTSWAASFVVLCRTLNRNYIKFPWVLRIWWISSFFLSLARATLDAHFVITSDEQLGLSDYVDILGLIASACLLVISIRGKTGIILDISDSTTEPLLNGKNEKHSEAKRDSPYGKATLIQLITFSWLNPLFEVGVKKPLDQDEVPDVDFRDSARFLSDSFDESLKYVKEKDGTTNPSIYKAIYVFARKKAAINALFAVISAGSSYVGPYLIDDFVNFLNEKKLRGLRSGYLLALAFLGAKMVETIAQRQWIFGARQLGLRLRAALISHIYQKGLLLSSQSRQSYTSGEIINYMSVDVQRITDFIWYLNTIWMLPIQISLAIYILHMNLGKGALVALGATLIVMTGNIPLTRIQKGYQTKIMESKDERMKSTSEILRNMKTIKLQAWDSYYLQKLEILRKVEHNWLWKSLRLSALTAFIFWGSPTFISVATFSGCVMMGIPLTAGRVLSALATFRMLQNPIFNLPDLLNVIAQGKVSADRIASFLQEDEIKPDAVEFVPKHETQVGVEIKSGKFSWDTESRTPTLDGIELQAKRGMKVAICGTVGSGKSSLLSCVLGEMPKLSGIVKISGEVAYVPQSPWILTGNIKENILFGKPYESVKYDRTVEACALKKDFELFSAGDLTEIGERGINMSGGQKQRIQIARAVYQDADIYLLDDPFSAVDAHTGTHLFQECLMGVLKDKTILYITHQVEFLPAADLILVMQNGRIAQAGNFGELLKQNIGFEVLVGAHNQALDSILTVESSSRVSEHAINDGELDTESNTNAEFPVTKQDSEHNLCVEITEKDGRLVQDEEREKGSIGKEVYFSYLSIVKGGAFVPIILLAQSSFQVLQIASNYWMAWSCPTGDAAPIAEKMNFILFVYVLLSVGSSLCVLVRSSFVAITGLRTAEKLFSNMLHSILRAPMFFFDSTPAGRILNRVSTDQSVLDLEMATKLGWCAFSIIQLLGTIAVMSQVAWEVFVIFIPVTAVCIWYQQYYIPTARELARLSGVQRAPILHHFAESLAGAATIRAFNQKDRFALANLCLIDGHSRPWFHNVSAMEWLSFRLNQLSNFVFAFSLVLLVTLPEGIINPSIAGLAVTYGINLNVLQASVIWNICNAENKMISVERILQYSNLASEAPLVIENSRPSSTWPETGTISFKNLQIRYAEHLPSVLKNTTCTFPGSKKVGVVGRTGSGKSTLIQALFRIVEPREGSIIIDDIDICKIGLYDLRSRLSIIPQDPTMFEGTVRGNLDPLAEHSDTEIWEALDKCQLGDIIRAKPEKLETTVVENGENWSVGQRQLFCLGRALLKKSSILVLDEATASVDAATDAVLQKIISQEFRNRTVVTIAHRIHTVIDSDLVLVLNEGRIAEYDTPAKLLEKEDSFFSKLIKEYSMRSKSFNSLAKLQT; this is encoded by the exons ATGGTGTTAGAATCTATCTCCAAGCTCCTTTATACAGCAA TGGCAGATGTAAACTCCCCTGAATTAAAGATTGCGTGGGTGCAGCCAACATCACGCTGCTTGTGGGAGGACGCCAGCATCATTATCCTACTTGGATTCCTCGGAATCTTACTGGTGAATTCACTCCTATGCAAATTCAGAAAGAAGGCAATGACAGTCGAGAAGTACACTTTTGGAACAAAAGCCCGTGTTTCTTACATGTTTAGCATTATTTGCACGACTGTATTATTGAGCACTCATCTCATAATGCTCTTGATGCTGCAAAGGAGAAACGGTGCTCACTGCCAATTCAAATTTCCAGTTCTTTCATCTGAGATTCTGCAATCAACATCATGGGCAGCCTCATTTGTCGTGCTCTGCAGAACTCTAAATAGGAATTACATCAAGTTTCCCTGGGTCCTTAGAATCTGGTGGATTTCCAGCTTCTTTCTGTCTCTTGCTCGTGCCACTCTAGATGCCCATTTTGTCATCACAAGTGACGAACAACTCGGACTTTCTGACTATGTGGATATCCTTGGTCTTATTGCATCTGCCTGTCTTCTGGTTATCTCTATCAGAGGGAAAACCGGCATAATTCTTGACATCTCAGACAGCACAACTGAACCACTTCTAAATGGAAAGAATGAAAAGCATTCAGAAGCTAAAAGGGACAGTCCATATGGAAAAGCTACTCTTATCCAACTGATCACCTTCTCTTGGCTTAACCCACTATTTGAAGTTGGAGTCAAGAAGCCCCTTGACCAGGATGAAGTCCCAGATGTCGACTTCAGGGACTCTGCAAGATTTCTATCTGATTCCTTTGATGAAAGCCTGAAGTATGTAAAGGAAAAGGATGGAACCACAAACCCATCTATCTATAAGGCCATTTATGTATTTGCAAGGAAAAAAGCAGCAATCAATGCACTCTTTGCAGTTATTAGTGCAGGATCATCTTATGTAGGTCCCTACCTCATAGATGACTTTGTAAATTTCCTCAATGAAAAGAAACTTCGGGGGTTAAGAAGTGGTTATCTTCTTGCACTAGCCTTTCTTGGTGCAAAAATGGTTGAGACAATAGCACAAAGGCAGTGGATATTTGGAGCTCGGCAGTTAGGCCTTCGGCTCAGAGCTGCTCTAATATCGCACATTTACCAAAAGGGCCTGCTTTTATCAAGTCAATCACGCCAAAGCTATACCAGCGGAGAGATAATCAACTACATGAGCGTAGATGTCCAAAGGATTACGGATTTTATATGGTACCTTAACACAATATGGATGCTACCCATCCAGATATCATTGGCAATCTATATTTTACACATGAATCTAGGAAAGGGGGCACTTGTTGCATTAGGAGCAACTCTGATAGTGATGACTGGCAACATACCCCTGACAAGGATCCAAAAAGGTTATCAAACTAAGATAATGGAATCCAAGGATGAAAGAATGAAATCCACCTCAGAGATTCTTCGAAATATGAAGACTATCAAACTTCAGGCATGGGATAGTTATTATCTCCAGAAGCTGGAAATCTTAAGAAAGGTGGAACATAATTGGCTATGGAAGTCACTAAGATTGTCAGCCCTAACTGCTTTTATCTTCTGGGGATCACCTACATTTATTTCAGTGGCAACTTTTTCCGGATGCGTTATGATGGGCATTCCACTGACTGCAGGGCGGGTCTTATCTGCATTGGCTACATTTCGGATGCTTCAAAATCCTATATTCAATTTGCCAGATTTGCTAAATGTGATAGCACAAGGAAAAGTTTCTGCTGATAGAATTGCTTCATTCTTACAGGAAGATGAGATTAAACCCGATGCAGTTGAATTTGTTCCCAAACATGAAACGCAAGTTGGGGTTGAGATAAAGAGTGGAAAATTCAGCTGGGACACAGAATCAAGAACCCCGACCCTTGATGGAATAGAATTACAAGCAAAGAGGGGAATGAAGGTGGCAATTTGTGGCACTGTTGGATCAGGGAAGTCAAGCTTGCTCTCTTGTGTACTAGGAGAGATGCCAAAACTGTCAGGGATTGTGAAGATCAGCGGCGAAGTGGCATATGTTCCTCAGTCTCCTTGGATATTGACTGGAAATATCAAGGAGAATATTCTATTTGGAAAACCTTATGAGAGTGTCAAGTATGACAGAACAGTTGAAGCATGTGCTCTGAAAAAAGATTTTGAACTATTCTCTGCTGGTGATCTTACAGAAATAGGAGAAAGAGGGATAAATATGAGCGGAGGTCAGAAGCAGAGAATACAAATTGCTCGTGCGGTTTACCAAGATGCTGATATATATCTGCTTGATGACCCTTTCAGTGCCGTTGATGCTCACACAGGCACGCACCTCTTTCAG GAGTGCTTGATGGGCGTTCTCAAGGACAAGACAATACTTTATATTACACACCAAGTTGAGTTTCTTCCTGCAGCAGATCTCATTCTG GTGATGCAAAACGGAAGAATTGCACAAGCTGGTAATTTTGGAGAACTATTGAAACAAAATATTGGGTTTGAAGTTCTAGTTGGAGCACATAACCAGGCTTTAGATTCAATTTTAACAGTTGAAAGCTCAAGTAGAGTATCTGAACATGCAATTAATGATGGTGAGCTTGATACAGAAAGTAACACAAATGCAGAATTTCCAGTCACAAAGCAGGATTCAGAACACAATCTCTGCGTAGAGATAACAGAAAAGGACGGCAGACTTGTGCAGGATGAGGAGAGAGAAAAAGGAAGCATTGGAAAAGAAGTTTACTTTTCTTACTTGTCCATTGTGAAAGGTGGTGCCTTTGTTCCAATAATTCTTCTTGCACAATCATCATTTCAAGTTCTTCAGATAGCCAGCAACTACTGGATGGCATGGTCATGTCCCACAGGTGATGCAGCACCAATAGCTGAGAAGATGAACTTCATACTTTTTGTCTATGTGCTTCTCTCTGTTGGAAGTTCCCTTTGCGTTCTAGTCCGGTCATCATTTGTGGCTATAACAGGCCTTCGAACAGCTGAAAAGCTCTTCAGCAACATGCTGCACAGCATCCTTCGTGCTCCTATGTTCTTCTTCGACTCTACTCCTGCTGGAAGAATCTTAAACCGC GTATCCACAGACCAAAGTGTTTTAGACTTGGAAATGGCAACCAAGTTGGGTTGGTGCGCCTTCTCCATTATTCAGCTTCTTGGGACAATTGCAGTCATGTCACAGGTCGCATGGGAAGTATTCGTCATCTTTATTCCAGTAACAGCAGTCTGCATTTGGTACCAG CAATACTACATACCAACTGCAAGAGAGCTTGCTCGTTTATCTGGAGTTCAAAGAGCTCCAATCCTCCATCACTTTGCAGAATCACTCGCAGGAGCAGCAACCATTCGTGCTTTCAACCAAAAAGATCGATTTGCTCTTGCAAACCTTTGTCTCATAGATGGTCATTCAAGGCCATGGTTCCACAATGTATCAGCAATGGAATGGCTTTCTTTTAGACTGAACCAGCTATCTAATTTTGTTTTTGCCTTCTCCCTTGTTCTGCTAGTCACACTCCCTGAAGGAATTATAAATCCAA GCATTGCAGGATTGGCAGTAACGTATGGAATCAATCTGAATGTTTTACAAGCTTCAGTAATATGGAATATTTGCAATGCTGAAAACAAAATGATATCAGTTGAAAGGATTCTCCAGTATTCAAACCTTGCGAGTGAAGCACCTCTTGTGATTGAAAATAGCAGACCATCAAGCACTTGGCCAGAAACTGGaacaatttccttcaaaaatttgCAG ATACGTTATGCTGAACACCTCCCTTCTGTTCTGAAAAACACTACATGCACATTTCCAGGAAGTAAGAAAGTCGGTGTTGTGGGCAGAACAGGAAGTGGTAAATCAACCCTCATTCAGGCCCTTTTCCGGATCGTAGAACCAAGAGAAGGAAGCATCATCATCGATGATATAGATATTTGCAAGATAGGTCTTTATGATTTGAGGTCAAGGCTAAGTATTATTCCTCAGGACCCAACAATGTTCGAGGGAACAGTTAGAGGAAACTTAGATCCACTAGCAGAGCACTCTGATACTGAAATCTGGGAG GCTCTGGACAAATGCCAACTTGGTGATATAATACGTGCAAAGCCAGAAAAGCTGGAAACTACAG TGGTTGAAAATGGAGAGAACTGGAGTGTCGGTCAAAGGCAGCTTTTCTGTCTTGGAAGAGCCTTGCTAAAGAAAAGCAGCATTCTCGTTCTGGACGAAGCAACAGCATCAGTTGATGCTGCAACTGATGCAGTGTTACAAAAGATTATCAGTCAAGAATTCAGAAATCGAACAGTTGTCACAATAGCTCACAGAATCCATACAGTCATCGATAGCGATCTTGTCTTAGTCTTGAATGAAG GAAGAATAGCCGAATATGACACACCAGCAAAGCTATTGGAAAAAGAGGATTCTTTCTTCTCAAAATTGATAAAGGAGTATTCAATGAGATCCAAAAGTTTTAACAGCTTAGCTAAATTACAGACTTGA
- the LOC107794765 gene encoding putative ABC transporter C family member 15 isoform X2, with amino-acid sequence MADVNSPELKIAWVQPTSRCLWEDASIIILLGFLGILLVNSLLCKFRKKAMTVEKYTFGTKARVSYMFSIICTTVLLSTHLIMLLMLQRRNGAHCQFKFPVLSSEILQSTSWAASFVVLCRTLNRNYIKFPWVLRIWWISSFFLSLARATLDAHFVITSDEQLGLSDYVDILGLIASACLLVISIRGKTGIILDISDSTTEPLLNGKNEKHSEAKRDSPYGKATLIQLITFSWLNPLFEVGVKKPLDQDEVPDVDFRDSARFLSDSFDESLKYVKEKDGTTNPSIYKAIYVFARKKAAINALFAVISAGSSYVGPYLIDDFVNFLNEKKLRGLRSGYLLALAFLGAKMVETIAQRQWIFGARQLGLRLRAALISHIYQKGLLLSSQSRQSYTSGEIINYMSVDVQRITDFIWYLNTIWMLPIQISLAIYILHMNLGKGALVALGATLIVMTGNIPLTRIQKGYQTKIMESKDERMKSTSEILRNMKTIKLQAWDSYYLQKLEILRKVEHNWLWKSLRLSALTAFIFWGSPTFISVATFSGCVMMGIPLTAGRVLSALATFRMLQNPIFNLPDLLNVIAQGKVSADRIASFLQEDEIKPDAVEFVPKHETQVGVEIKSGKFSWDTESRTPTLDGIELQAKRGMKVAICGTVGSGKSSLLSCVLGEMPKLSGIVKISGEVAYVPQSPWILTGNIKENILFGKPYESVKYDRTVEACALKKDFELFSAGDLTEIGERGINMSGGQKQRIQIARAVYQDADIYLLDDPFSAVDAHTGTHLFQECLMGVLKDKTILYITHQVEFLPAADLILVMQNGRIAQAGNFGELLKQNIGFEVLVGAHNQALDSILTVESSSRVSEHAINDGELDTESNTNAEFPVTKQDSEHNLCVEITEKDGRLVQDEEREKGSIGKEVYFSYLSIVKGGAFVPIILLAQSSFQVLQIASNYWMAWSCPTGDAAPIAEKMNFILFVYVLLSVGSSLCVLVRSSFVAITGLRTAEKLFSNMLHSILRAPMFFFDSTPAGRILNRVSTDQSVLDLEMATKLGWCAFSIIQLLGTIAVMSQVAWEVFVIFIPVTAVCIWYQQYYIPTARELARLSGVQRAPILHHFAESLAGAATIRAFNQKDRFALANLCLIDGHSRPWFHNVSAMEWLSFRLNQLSNFVFAFSLVLLVTLPEGIINPSIAGLAVTYGINLNVLQASVIWNICNAENKMISVERILQYSNLASEAPLVIENSRPSSTWPETGTISFKNLQIRYAEHLPSVLKNTTCTFPGSKKVGVVGRTGSGKSTLIQALFRIVEPREGSIIIDDIDICKIGLYDLRSRLSIIPQDPTMFEGTVRGNLDPLAEHSDTEIWEALDKCQLGDIIRAKPEKLETTVVENGENWSVGQRQLFCLGRALLKKSSILVLDEATASVDAATDAVLQKIISQEFRNRTVVTIAHRIHTVIDSDLVLVLNEGRIAEYDTPAKLLEKEDSFFSKLIKEYSMRSKSFNSLAKLQT; translated from the exons A TGGCAGATGTAAACTCCCCTGAATTAAAGATTGCGTGGGTGCAGCCAACATCACGCTGCTTGTGGGAGGACGCCAGCATCATTATCCTACTTGGATTCCTCGGAATCTTACTGGTGAATTCACTCCTATGCAAATTCAGAAAGAAGGCAATGACAGTCGAGAAGTACACTTTTGGAACAAAAGCCCGTGTTTCTTACATGTTTAGCATTATTTGCACGACTGTATTATTGAGCACTCATCTCATAATGCTCTTGATGCTGCAAAGGAGAAACGGTGCTCACTGCCAATTCAAATTTCCAGTTCTTTCATCTGAGATTCTGCAATCAACATCATGGGCAGCCTCATTTGTCGTGCTCTGCAGAACTCTAAATAGGAATTACATCAAGTTTCCCTGGGTCCTTAGAATCTGGTGGATTTCCAGCTTCTTTCTGTCTCTTGCTCGTGCCACTCTAGATGCCCATTTTGTCATCACAAGTGACGAACAACTCGGACTTTCTGACTATGTGGATATCCTTGGTCTTATTGCATCTGCCTGTCTTCTGGTTATCTCTATCAGAGGGAAAACCGGCATAATTCTTGACATCTCAGACAGCACAACTGAACCACTTCTAAATGGAAAGAATGAAAAGCATTCAGAAGCTAAAAGGGACAGTCCATATGGAAAAGCTACTCTTATCCAACTGATCACCTTCTCTTGGCTTAACCCACTATTTGAAGTTGGAGTCAAGAAGCCCCTTGACCAGGATGAAGTCCCAGATGTCGACTTCAGGGACTCTGCAAGATTTCTATCTGATTCCTTTGATGAAAGCCTGAAGTATGTAAAGGAAAAGGATGGAACCACAAACCCATCTATCTATAAGGCCATTTATGTATTTGCAAGGAAAAAAGCAGCAATCAATGCACTCTTTGCAGTTATTAGTGCAGGATCATCTTATGTAGGTCCCTACCTCATAGATGACTTTGTAAATTTCCTCAATGAAAAGAAACTTCGGGGGTTAAGAAGTGGTTATCTTCTTGCACTAGCCTTTCTTGGTGCAAAAATGGTTGAGACAATAGCACAAAGGCAGTGGATATTTGGAGCTCGGCAGTTAGGCCTTCGGCTCAGAGCTGCTCTAATATCGCACATTTACCAAAAGGGCCTGCTTTTATCAAGTCAATCACGCCAAAGCTATACCAGCGGAGAGATAATCAACTACATGAGCGTAGATGTCCAAAGGATTACGGATTTTATATGGTACCTTAACACAATATGGATGCTACCCATCCAGATATCATTGGCAATCTATATTTTACACATGAATCTAGGAAAGGGGGCACTTGTTGCATTAGGAGCAACTCTGATAGTGATGACTGGCAACATACCCCTGACAAGGATCCAAAAAGGTTATCAAACTAAGATAATGGAATCCAAGGATGAAAGAATGAAATCCACCTCAGAGATTCTTCGAAATATGAAGACTATCAAACTTCAGGCATGGGATAGTTATTATCTCCAGAAGCTGGAAATCTTAAGAAAGGTGGAACATAATTGGCTATGGAAGTCACTAAGATTGTCAGCCCTAACTGCTTTTATCTTCTGGGGATCACCTACATTTATTTCAGTGGCAACTTTTTCCGGATGCGTTATGATGGGCATTCCACTGACTGCAGGGCGGGTCTTATCTGCATTGGCTACATTTCGGATGCTTCAAAATCCTATATTCAATTTGCCAGATTTGCTAAATGTGATAGCACAAGGAAAAGTTTCTGCTGATAGAATTGCTTCATTCTTACAGGAAGATGAGATTAAACCCGATGCAGTTGAATTTGTTCCCAAACATGAAACGCAAGTTGGGGTTGAGATAAAGAGTGGAAAATTCAGCTGGGACACAGAATCAAGAACCCCGACCCTTGATGGAATAGAATTACAAGCAAAGAGGGGAATGAAGGTGGCAATTTGTGGCACTGTTGGATCAGGGAAGTCAAGCTTGCTCTCTTGTGTACTAGGAGAGATGCCAAAACTGTCAGGGATTGTGAAGATCAGCGGCGAAGTGGCATATGTTCCTCAGTCTCCTTGGATATTGACTGGAAATATCAAGGAGAATATTCTATTTGGAAAACCTTATGAGAGTGTCAAGTATGACAGAACAGTTGAAGCATGTGCTCTGAAAAAAGATTTTGAACTATTCTCTGCTGGTGATCTTACAGAAATAGGAGAAAGAGGGATAAATATGAGCGGAGGTCAGAAGCAGAGAATACAAATTGCTCGTGCGGTTTACCAAGATGCTGATATATATCTGCTTGATGACCCTTTCAGTGCCGTTGATGCTCACACAGGCACGCACCTCTTTCAG GAGTGCTTGATGGGCGTTCTCAAGGACAAGACAATACTTTATATTACACACCAAGTTGAGTTTCTTCCTGCAGCAGATCTCATTCTG GTGATGCAAAACGGAAGAATTGCACAAGCTGGTAATTTTGGAGAACTATTGAAACAAAATATTGGGTTTGAAGTTCTAGTTGGAGCACATAACCAGGCTTTAGATTCAATTTTAACAGTTGAAAGCTCAAGTAGAGTATCTGAACATGCAATTAATGATGGTGAGCTTGATACAGAAAGTAACACAAATGCAGAATTTCCAGTCACAAAGCAGGATTCAGAACACAATCTCTGCGTAGAGATAACAGAAAAGGACGGCAGACTTGTGCAGGATGAGGAGAGAGAAAAAGGAAGCATTGGAAAAGAAGTTTACTTTTCTTACTTGTCCATTGTGAAAGGTGGTGCCTTTGTTCCAATAATTCTTCTTGCACAATCATCATTTCAAGTTCTTCAGATAGCCAGCAACTACTGGATGGCATGGTCATGTCCCACAGGTGATGCAGCACCAATAGCTGAGAAGATGAACTTCATACTTTTTGTCTATGTGCTTCTCTCTGTTGGAAGTTCCCTTTGCGTTCTAGTCCGGTCATCATTTGTGGCTATAACAGGCCTTCGAACAGCTGAAAAGCTCTTCAGCAACATGCTGCACAGCATCCTTCGTGCTCCTATGTTCTTCTTCGACTCTACTCCTGCTGGAAGAATCTTAAACCGC GTATCCACAGACCAAAGTGTTTTAGACTTGGAAATGGCAACCAAGTTGGGTTGGTGCGCCTTCTCCATTATTCAGCTTCTTGGGACAATTGCAGTCATGTCACAGGTCGCATGGGAAGTATTCGTCATCTTTATTCCAGTAACAGCAGTCTGCATTTGGTACCAG CAATACTACATACCAACTGCAAGAGAGCTTGCTCGTTTATCTGGAGTTCAAAGAGCTCCAATCCTCCATCACTTTGCAGAATCACTCGCAGGAGCAGCAACCATTCGTGCTTTCAACCAAAAAGATCGATTTGCTCTTGCAAACCTTTGTCTCATAGATGGTCATTCAAGGCCATGGTTCCACAATGTATCAGCAATGGAATGGCTTTCTTTTAGACTGAACCAGCTATCTAATTTTGTTTTTGCCTTCTCCCTTGTTCTGCTAGTCACACTCCCTGAAGGAATTATAAATCCAA GCATTGCAGGATTGGCAGTAACGTATGGAATCAATCTGAATGTTTTACAAGCTTCAGTAATATGGAATATTTGCAATGCTGAAAACAAAATGATATCAGTTGAAAGGATTCTCCAGTATTCAAACCTTGCGAGTGAAGCACCTCTTGTGATTGAAAATAGCAGACCATCAAGCACTTGGCCAGAAACTGGaacaatttccttcaaaaatttgCAG ATACGTTATGCTGAACACCTCCCTTCTGTTCTGAAAAACACTACATGCACATTTCCAGGAAGTAAGAAAGTCGGTGTTGTGGGCAGAACAGGAAGTGGTAAATCAACCCTCATTCAGGCCCTTTTCCGGATCGTAGAACCAAGAGAAGGAAGCATCATCATCGATGATATAGATATTTGCAAGATAGGTCTTTATGATTTGAGGTCAAGGCTAAGTATTATTCCTCAGGACCCAACAATGTTCGAGGGAACAGTTAGAGGAAACTTAGATCCACTAGCAGAGCACTCTGATACTGAAATCTGGGAG GCTCTGGACAAATGCCAACTTGGTGATATAATACGTGCAAAGCCAGAAAAGCTGGAAACTACAG TGGTTGAAAATGGAGAGAACTGGAGTGTCGGTCAAAGGCAGCTTTTCTGTCTTGGAAGAGCCTTGCTAAAGAAAAGCAGCATTCTCGTTCTGGACGAAGCAACAGCATCAGTTGATGCTGCAACTGATGCAGTGTTACAAAAGATTATCAGTCAAGAATTCAGAAATCGAACAGTTGTCACAATAGCTCACAGAATCCATACAGTCATCGATAGCGATCTTGTCTTAGTCTTGAATGAAG GAAGAATAGCCGAATATGACACACCAGCAAAGCTATTGGAAAAAGAGGATTCTTTCTTCTCAAAATTGATAAAGGAGTATTCAATGAGATCCAAAAGTTTTAACAGCTTAGCTAAATTACAGACTTGA